The stretch of DNA CCGAGCGGTGCCGGGGCGGGCTCCCCGACGCCCGCGCCACAGGTATACCGCCGCCACCAAAAGCGCCACGCCAGTGCCGCCCGCCACCGGGCCCACCCAGCCTGCGGGCCCTCCGTCGCCCCCGTCCGCGTCCGGGCCCGGGCCGAAGTACTTCTCTCCGTACGCCGCCGGCTTCAGCCCGTCCGGCTTCTTCTTGCCGCCCTCGGCGATCGCGGCCGCCGGGTCGACGAAGCCGAAGCCGTGTGAGTCGTCGCGGCCGCCGCTCGGCACGTCGCGGGCGGTGTCCTCCAGGAGCTGCTTGATCTGGGGCGGGGTCAGGCCGGGGTGGGCGGCGCGGATGAGGGCGACGGCGCCGGAGACGAACGCCGACGCGGCGCTCGTTCCCCAGCCTTCGTAGTACTCCCGGTCGGGGTCGGCGATGACGATGTCCTTGCCGGGGGCGCTGACCGTGGCGTACCAGCGGCGGGTGGAGAAGGAGGCGCGGTCGCCGCTCTCGTCGACGGCGGTGGCGGCGATGACGCCGGGATAGGCCGCGGGGTACGAGATGTGGTCGCCGCGCTCGCCGCCGTTGCCCGCCGACGCGACGACGACGGCGCCCTTCTTCAGGGCGTACTGGACGGCGGCGTCCTCGGCGGGCTCCGGATGGGCGGACTTGGAGTCGTCGCCCAAGGAGAGGTTGATGACGTCGGCGCCGTGATCGGTGGCCCAGCGGATGCCGTCGGCCAGCGCGTTGCCCCGGGTGTTGCGGGCCTTCGAGCGGTCCGGGTCCCCGTCCTCGAGGATCACGCGGATCGGCAGGATCTTGGCCTCGGGCGCGATGCCGACCACGCCGTCCTCGCGGCCCGCGCCGTGTCCGTGGCCCGCGATGATGCCGGCCATGGCGGTGCCGTGCCGGGCCCAGGGGCGGTCGCCCTTCTTCGCGCCGAAGCCGACCATGTCCTTGCCTTCGAGGACGCTGCCGGCGAGGTCGGGGTGGTCGCCGTCTATGCCAGTGTCCAGGACGGCGACGGTGATGCCCTTGCCCTTGGTGGTCTGCCAGGCCTGGCTGGTGTGCATGGCGTCGAGGGCCCACTGCTGGGCGCGTATGCCGTCGTCGGCGTGGGCGGTCGCGGGCAGGAGGGCGAGCGACGCGGCGAAGGCGGCGACGAGCGGCTGACGGATTCTCATGAGGGCTTCTCCGTGGCCGCGATGGTCTTGCGCAGACGCCGCTCCACCCGGTCGGCGATGCCCTTCGCCTCGTGGCCGAGGCCCGCCTGGGCGGGGGCGGAGGTGGCGGAGGTCTTCATGGCCTCGTCGGCGGGCTCGGGTTCGGTGACCGCGCGGCCGTCGGCGAAGCCGGAGACGGAGAAGGCGACGACGGGGGCGTCCGGGAGCACGGACACGGTCCAGGAGGCGCGCTGGGCGTCGCCGAAGTCGGCGGCGGGTGTGCCCTTGGCCGCATACGGCCGCGGCATGAGGTCGGGGCGCCGGTCGAGGCCCTCCTCCGTGAAGCGGGTACGCAGCGAGCGCATCGCGTCGGCGTCGGCCTTGGTGAACAGCAGGCCCACGGTGGTGACATGGCTGCGGGTCGCGTCCGTGTACGTGGCGCGCAGCAGCCGCAGGCAGCCCGCGGGGGCGAGTGCCTTGCGCAGGAGGGGGTCGAAGGCGCTCTTGCAGTGGGAGTCGGGGGCGACGGCGACGCGGGTCCAGGCGCGGTCGGCTCCGCCGGGTCCCGCGCCCTCTCCCTTGATGGTGGCCGGGAAGAGCTGGTCGACGGGCACACTGTGCCAGAGCTCGCCCGCCACGGCGTACGCGTTCCGCGTGGTGCCCGTCCCTGCGGAGCCCCCGGTCAGCCAACTCCCGGTGGCCGCACCCGCGATGAGCCCGAGGCCGAGCACGACACAGGCAGCCGCGGCGGTCACTCGGGGCTGTACCCAGGTGCGGACGGGACGCAGCCGGGTGGTGCTGTCGTCGTACAGCGCGGGCCGGGCGAACGACACGAAGGGCCGCCCGGCTCCGGGGCCGGGGGTGAGGTCGACGGCGCCAACCGCGCGGCGGGCAGCGGCAGTTCGAGGGGAAGGGGCGGGGGTGGGTGGGGATATGGGCTTGGGAGTGTGGGCATATGCGTGGGCGGGAGAGGCCGCGGGGGCGGAGGTCCTGCTCTTGCCGCCGGACAGAGGGGCCGCGGCGGGCGGAGCGGCGGGTGCGGACTCGAGCCGCGCGCCACGCCCGTCCCGCACCTCAGGCGCCTCCACGGACGCACCGGGTACGAAGTCGGGCGCGGGGCCGGGTTCCGGAGCGGGGCGTGCGGAGTTGGGCCGCGTGTCCGGCATGTCCCAGGGCTCGGGCGCCTCCACGGACGCGGCTGCGGGGCCGGTCGTGTGGCCTGACGCGGTCCGGGGTGAAGGAGCGGGCGAGGAGTCGGGCACGGGTATGCCCCCCGTCACCGGCTCCGAGAACGGCACAGGATCCGACAGCGGCCCCGGGTCCGACAGCCGCCCCGGGTCCGACAGCCGCCCCGGGTCCGACGGCGGCACCGGAGGCATCGGGGGACGCAGGGGGTATTCCGCGGCGCGCTGTTCGTCCTCCGCGTCCGGGGCGCCCACGCGCGGCGGGGCAGGAGGCAGCGGCGGGGGCGGACCAGGGTCCGGGGCGGCGGGCTCGGAGGCCCGCGCGCGCGTCCCTGTCGTCGTGGACGGCGGGGTGTCGGGGAAGCGCGCCGACGCGGGCGGCGGGGGCGGAGACTCCTGAGCCCCGGCGGCTGCGTCGTCCGCATTGCCCGGGTTGCCTGCGTATCCCACGTCGTCCGCGTCGACCACGTCGTCCGCGTCGTCCAGTGCCACCGACCGCCCCGGCATCCGCACCCGGTCGAAGGGTGCGAGCAAGTCCCCCAGGACGGAGTCCCTGTCAGCGTCGGCGGGCGCGGGGGCATCGGCTGACGATGGCGATGGCGATGGCGAGTCCTCCGGAGCCGGATCGGCCGTCGGCGGAGGCACGTCGGGGAAGCGGGCCGACGGAGGGGGCGGCGGCAGCGTCGAGGGCGGGCCCGGCGGTGGGGGTGGAGTCGTGGGACGTGGCGGGACTGGGGCCCGTCGCGCTTCCGTGCTCATGCACCCCCCGTTTCCTCGCTCGTCTGCGCGTAACTCTAAAGGCAGATTCCGGTCGTGCGGGAACCAGTCCGGGGCCCCGGGCGATCTGCCCGGATCATCCCCCTACCCTCGGGTAATCGCGTCTGGCAGGCTTCGGCCATGACCTCCCGTGCAGCAGACCGGGCCCGCTACGACCGGGCCACCGCACACCTCGACGCCCCCCTCGCGATCGTCGATCTGGAGGCATTCGACGCCAATGCCGACGACCTCGTGCGCCGGGCCGGCGGCAAGCCGATCCGCCTCGCGAGCAAGTCCGTGCGCTGCCGGGCCCTGCTCGAACGTGTCCTGGCCCGCGACGGCTTCGCCGGGATCATGTCCTTCACCCTGGCCGAGTCCCTGTGGCTCGCGCGGTCCGGGTTCGACGACGTCCTGCTCGCCTACCCCTCGGCCGACCGCGCCGCCTTCGCCGAGCTCGCCGCCGACCCGAAGCTCGCGTCCTCGGTGACGGTGATGATCGACGACCCCGCGCAGCTGCGGCTCATCGACGAGGCCAGGAACGGCGGGCGCGAAGAGGTGCGGGTCTGCCTGGAGTTGGACACCGCCTACAAGATCCTCGGCGGGCGCGTGCGGATCGGCGCGCTGCGCTCACCCCTGCACTCCCCCGTCCAAGTCGCCGCCCTCGCCCGCGCCGTGGCCCGGCGGCCCGGCTTCAAGCTCGTGGGCGTGATGGCGTACGAAGGGCATGTGGCGGGGGTGGGTGACGCGGTCGCCGGTCATCCCGCGCGCTCCCGGGCGATCCGGCTGATGCAGGCCGCCGCCCGCAAGGAGCTCGTGGCGCGGCGGGCCGAGACCATCCGCGCGGTGCGGGCGGTCGCGCCTGACCTGGAGTTCGTCAACGGCGGCGGCACCGGCAGCGTGCAGCACACCGCGGCCGAGCGGGCGGTGACCGAGATCGCCGCGGGGTCGGGCCTGTACGTACCGCGCCTCTTCGACAACTACACGTCGTTCAGCGGACGTCCGGCCGCGCTCTTCGCCCAGCCCGTCGTGCGCCGCCCCGGCGTGGGCACCGTGACCGTGCTCGGCGGCGGGTACCCCGCCTCGGGTGCCGCGGGCCCCGACCGCTCCCCGGTGCCGTATCTCCCGGAAGGCCTGCGCTACGACCCGCAGGAAGGCGCGGGCGAGGTGCAGACACCACTGCTCGGCGCGCCCGCCGACGACCTGCTGATCGGCGACAAGGTGTGGTTCCGGCACGCCAAGGCCGGGGAGATGTGCGAGCGGTTCGACGCGCTGCACCTCGTCGAGGGAGACCGCGTGACGGCCACCGTCCCGACGTATCGCGGCGAGGGCCACACCTTCCTCTGAGGGGCCCTGTCAGGGCGGCGTCGCGCCCACGCTGTTGCCCACGCCGCCGCTGGTCTCTCCGCCGCCGACCGGGCGGATCCCCTTGGTGATCTCGTCCATGTCGGAGAGGGGCGGCGCGCCTTCGTCGGTTCGCGCGTCGATGGCGAAGCGGACGATCACCATCGCCTCGGATCCGACGCTGGAAGGGAAGGCCAGCGACTGGACGTAACCGCCGGGGCCCTTCTCGGTGCGGACCCGCCAGCGCACGAGGTAACCGGAGCGGCCCGCGACCGCGACGATCCCCTCCTTGACCTTCTCGTGGCTCGCGATGCCGCCGAAGGGCCGCATGCCGACCTTGTCCTCGTCGTACGCCCGGTCAGCCGCGTCCTTGATGTCCTTGAGCGCCAGCGCCTTGGGCGAGCGCTCGTCGGTCGCGGTCGACGTGCGTGAGTACACCGTGCCGTGGCGGCAGAGGCTGCCCTCGCCCGGGCAGTCGTAGGTGTCCGGGGTGCGCACGGTCGGATCGCCGCCGACCGTGCTGTCGGCCTTCTCCCAGCCGTCGGGCACGGGGAGCGTGATGCCGTTGAGCTGGTCGACGAGGGTGGAGGGGTCGGGGTCGGGTGCCGAGGTGGTCGGGGTCGGCGAGGTCGGCGAAGGCGGGTCCACCGGCTCCGACGTGCCGGGCACGGGGCCCTCGACCTGCGGCTCGCCGTCGTCCTCGCCCAGGAGCACCACGCCGGTGACGATCGACGCGACCAGGACGACCCCGGCGGTGGCCAGCGCCACCACCTTGGCCCGGCCGCCCCCGCCGGAACCCGCAGGCCGCACCGGCTGCGGCGGGCCGAACCCCGGCTGCGCCCGGCCCATTTGGGGCGCTTCGGGCGCACGCCGGTGCTCGGTCCACGCGGACCCGTCCCACCAGCGCTCGACGTGCTGTGCGGGCGGGGCCGACGGGTCCGTGTACCAGCCGGGAGGGGGCGACATGCTCATCCCGGCACTCTAGGACGTGCCGTGAAGATCAGCACAGTCGGACCGTCAGAACACCGAGTCCTCCTGATCGGGCACCACCGAGCCGTCGTCGCGCAGGACCGGGGCCTTGCTGCCGTCCGGTGCGTTGTACGCGGCCGTCGAGCACGGGTAGAGGTCCGGCTTCTGCTTCATGGGCTCGATGAACATGGGGTTCACGACCCAGCGGCCGTCCGCGTTGTCGTACGCACGGCACATGAACTCGTTCTTCTCGCGGTTCAGGACGAGATGGGCGCCCGTGGCGTCGCCGACGAACGTCACGTCCGTGTCGGCGTCGCCGCCGCCGAGGGCGATGCGGTGGGCCCGGTCCTGCTTGTCCCAGGCGGACTTGCCCTTGACGCCGAAGATCTCCTGGTTGATCCAGCAGCGCTTGCCGTCGATGTAGGGGATGGCCTCGCCCTTGTTCACGGGGACGTTGCCGCAGCCCTCGTTCCAGGGCGTGATCCGGCCCTTGCGGTCGAGGACCGAGCGGATGGCGATGGTGTGCTCGCGGTCGATGCCGACGCTCTTCGACCACACCTCCGTCACCGGCTCCGAGCCCGCCGAGACGATATAGACGTCGAACCCGGCCTTCTTGAGCGTGCGGATCAGATCGCGCTGCTGGTCGTAGTAGCGGGCGTAGCCGGGGATGGTGTGCGTACCGACGGTCCGGGTGGCGCCGACGGGGGCGGCCAGGGCCTCCTTGCGGGCCTTCGCCGCGTAGGACTCCAGTTCGGGGACGGTGTGTCCGGCGAAGAGCTGGGGCACCCAGGCGTACTGCGGCACGGTGTGCCGGTGGTCCCACTCCCCCGCGAAGGCGGCCGCGCCGCTCATCGTCTTCCCGTCCTCGCGGACCTCGAAGATCTCGTCGGCGCAGTCGGTGTCGGTGGAGGTGGGCAGCGGCTTGCCGACCGGAACCTTCGTGCCGCAGGCCTTGGTGAGCGCCTTGTCGGCGCCGTCCGTCATCCACTTGCTGGTGGACTTCCAGGTGGCGGGACGCAGGATCTTGTCGTGGTGCAGGGCCCAGGCGATCGTCGCGTCGGTGATGTCGTTCTTGACGACGGTGTTGTCCCAGTCGAAGGCGGCGACGGGACGCTTCTGGTCGTGCCCCCGGTGGGAGCCGCAGCGTCCGCGCTCGTCGATCATCCGCTGGAGCCGGTCACGATTGTCGCCGAACCAGGTCAGCTTCTTGGACAGCTGCGGGCAACGGGCCTTCGCAGCGGCGGAGTTCGGGGAGTTCACGGGCGTGGCGGCGGCCGCGGGGAGCGACGCGGGCACGGCTGCCAGAGTGGCGGCCGTGGCCAGCGTCAACGCCAAGGCATGTCTTTTGCGCATGCGCATGGACCGTACATCAATCTTCCGAGCCAGGTCAGACCCCATGCACCGTGTCCTTCTGGTCGGGGATGACGGAACCGTCGGCGCGGCGCACGGGGCCTTCAGCGCCGTCCCGTTCGGTGTAGCCGGTGCTCGCGCACGGGTACGGCTCGGCCAGCTTGCCCTTGGGCTCGATGAACATGGGGTTCACCAGCCAGCGGCCGTCGCCGTTGTCGTAGGCGCGGCACATCAGCTCGTTCTTGTTGCGGTTCAGGACGAGGCGCAGGGCCGTGGCGTCGCGCAGGAAGGAGATGTCGGTGTCGGAGTCGCCGGCCGCGAACACCTGGCGCCGGGCTGCCGGTTGGACCTTCTCGGCGGCCGCGCCCCGGACCCCGTATATCTCCTGGTTGATCCAGCAGCGCTTGCCGTCGATGTACGTGATCATCGAGTCGTCGCCGTCCTTGACGGTGCCGCAGCCCTTGAGGTGGGCCGTCAGCTTCCCGTGTGCGGCGACGTTGCGGATGCCGATGGTGTGCCGGGCGTCGACGCCGACGCTCTTCGCCCACACCTCGGCGACCGGCTCGGGCGACGCGGAGACCACGTAGACGTCGAATCCGGCCTTCTTGAGCGTACGGATCAGATCGCGCTGCTGGTCGTAGTAGCGGACCCAGCCGGTGAACTTGCCGCTGCCGACGCGCTGTTCGGTGCCGACGGGTGCGGCGAGGTTCTCCTCGCGGGCCGCGGCGGCGAAGCCCTTGACCTGGCGGGTGGACCAGCCGCGGGTGAGCTGGGCGAGCCAGGCGTACTGGGGTTCCATGCGGCGGTGGTCGAAGCCGGCGAAGGCCGCTTCGCCGACGGTGGTGGTGCCCTCGCTGTAGACGGAGGCGATCTCGTCGGCGCAGTCCGTGTCGCGGCGCGTGGGGAGGGTGGTGCCGTCGGCGGGGCAGGCCTTGGCGAGGGCCTTGGCCGCCGGGTCGGTGAGATAGCGGCTCGTGGTGTGCCAGTCGGCGTTCTTCGGCGTACGTATCTTGCTGTTGCGCAGGAGCCAGAACATGGTGGCGTCGCCGACGTCGTTCTTGATGACCGTGTTGTCCCAGTCGAAGGTGGCGACGGGCTTGGCCGCGCCTCGGCCGTGGCGCTCGCCGCACTTCCCGTACGTATCGATCATCTTCTGAAGCCTGGCCCTGTTCTCGCCGTACCAGCCTTTGGAGACGGTGAGCGAGGGGCAGTCCTCCGGCTGGGACCGCGCGGGCTGGGTTGCTTCCGCGGTGGCCTGGACGGTGACGAGACCGGCTCCGGCGACGGCGATCACTGCTGCTGCCGCGGCGGCGCGGCGCTTGAAGTTCACGAACACACTCCCGTGTTTACGCAGGTCAGCCGGGCGTCGTGCGACGCCCGGCTGACGGGTGGGTGGCTTCGGGGTGAACTGCTCGCGGTGCCTACAGCGGGGTGACGTACGCCCCGGTGAGCCCGCCGTCGACCAGGAAGTCGGTGGCGTTCACGAACGAGGAGTCGTCGCTGGCGAGGAACGCCACGGCGGCGGCCATCTCCTCGGCCTCGGCGAAGCGGCCCACGGGGATGTGGACGAGGCGGCGCGCGGCCCGCTCGGGGTCCTTGGCGAAGAGCTCCTGGAGGAGCGGGGTGTTGACCGGGCCGGGGCAGAGGGCGTTCACGCGGATGCCCTCGCGGGCGAACTGCACGCCCAGCTCGCGGGACATCGCGAGGACGCCGCCCTTGGAGGCCGTGTACGAGATCTGCGATGTCGCGGCGCCCATCCTCGCCACGAACGACGCGGTGTTGATGATGGAGCCCTTGCCCTGGCGCCGCATGTAGGGGATGGCGGCCTTGCAGCACAGGTAGACGGAGGTGAGGTTGACCTCCTGGACGCGCTTCCAGGCCTCCAGGCCCGTGTCCAGGATGGAGTCGTCGTCGGGCGGCGAGATGCCCGCGTTGTTGAAGGCGATGTCGACCGAGCCATAGGTGTCGTACGCGGTCTTGAACAGCGCGTCGACCTGTTCGGCGTCGGTGACGTCGACCTTGACGAAGGTCCCTCCGACCTCGTCGGCCGCGGCCTTGCCCGCGGTCTCGTCGATGTCGCCGCAGACGACGTGCGCGCCCTCGGAGGCGAGGCGGCGCGCGGTGGCGAGGCCGATGCCGCTGCCGGCGCCGGTGATGACGGCGGTGCGGCCGACGAGGCGGCGGCAGATGTTCTCTGACATAGGGCTTCAGGCCTCCGTGCTTTCCGTGCTGATGAAGACGTTCTTGGTTTCCGTGAAGGCGGCGAGTGCGTCCGGGCCGAGCTCACGGCCGAGTCCGGACTGCTTGTAACCCCCGAACGGGGTCCAATAGCGCACGCTGGAATGCGAGTTGACGGACAGGTTCCCGGCCTGGACGGCTCCCGAGACCCGCAGGGCGCGGCCCACGTCCCGCGTCCAGATGGATCCGGAGAGGCCGTACTCGGTCGCGTTGGCGAGGCGGATCGCGTCGGCCTCGTCGTCGAAGGGGAGGACGACGGCGACGGGTCCGAAGACCTCCTCGGTCGCCACCGGCGACGCGGCGTCGACGTCGGTGAGGAGCGTCGGCGGGAACCAGAAGCCGGGGCCCTCGGGGGCCGTGCCGTGGATGCCGGTGCCGGAGGGGACGTACGACCGCACGCGCTCCAGCTGGGACCTGGAGATCAGCGGACCCATCTGGGTCTTCTCGTCGGACGGGTCGCCGACGACGACCGACTCGACCGCGGGCCGCACGATCTCCAGGAAGCGTTCGTACACCGACCGCTGGACGAGGATGCGGGTGCGGGCGCAGCAGTCCTGGCCGGAGTTGTCGAGGTACGACATCGGGGTGGCAAGGGCGGCGGCCTCCACGTCCGCGTCGGCGAAGACGATGTTCGGGCTCTTGCCGCCGAGTTCGAGCGTCAGGCGCTTCACGCGGTCGGCGCACTTGGTCATGATCTGCTTGCCGACACGGGTGGAGCCGGTGAACACGATCTTGGCGACGCCGGGGTGCTCCACCAGGGCGTTGCCCGCGACGTCGCCGGCGCCGGGCAGGACCTGGAAGAGGCCTTCGGGAAGGCCTGCCTCCAGGGCGAGTTCGGCGAGGCGCAGCGCGGTGAGCGGGGTCGTCTCGGCGGGCTTGAGGATGACCGCGTTGCCTGCCGCGAGCGCAGGGGCGGTGCCCCAGGCGGCGATCGGCATCGGGAAGTTCCAGGGCGCGATGACGCCGACGACCCCGAGGGGTTCGAGGATCGTGACGTTCAGACCGCCGAGCACCGGGATCTGACGGCCGCTCAGCCGCTCCACTCCCCCGGCCGCGAAGTCCAGGAGGTCGCGGACGTTGCCCGCCTCCCAGCGCGCGTTGCCGATGACGTGACCGGCTTCGCGCACCTCCAACTGGGCGAGTTCTTCCAGGTGTTCGTCGACGGCCACCGCGAAGCGGCGCAGCAGGCGGGCGCGGTCGGCGGGGGCGGTGGCCGCCCACTTGGCCTGTGCCCTGGTCGCGCGTACGACGGCGGCGTCGACGTCCTGCGGGCTGGCGGCGGGGACGGTCGCGACGACCTCTTCCGTCGCCGGATTCAGTACTTCGAGGTTCTGTGCGTCGAGCAAGGGTGCCTCACATGCGTTCGAAGGAGCGGCGGAGCTCCCAGTCGGTCACCGCGGAGTCGAAGGCGTCCAGCTCGACCCGGGCCATGTTGCTGTAGTGCGCGACCACCTCGTCACCGAAGGCGGCCTTGGCGATGGGGCTGTTCTCCCAGAGCTCGGCGGCCTCGCGCAGGGTGGTGGGGACGTGCGCGTAGTCGCCGGTGTAGGCGTTGCCGGTGCACTCGTCGGGCAGTTCCAGCTTCTGCTCTATGCCGTGCAGACCGGCAGCCACGAGTCCGGCGACCGCGAGGTGCGGGTTCACGTCGCCGCCCGGGAGACGGTTCTCGAAGCGCATCGAGCGGCCGTGGCCGACGACGCGCAGGGCGCAGGTGCGGTTGTCGTAGCCCCAGGCGGCGGCGGTCGGCGCGAAGGAGCCGGGGCGGAACCGCTTGTACGAGTTGATGTTGGGCGCGTAGAGCAGCGAGAACTCCCTGAGCGCGGCGAGCTGCCCGGCCAGGAAGTGCCGCATGACGGGCGACATGCCGCCGGGTCCGTCACCGGCCATGACGTTGGTGCCGTCCGCGTCCGCGAGGGAGAGGTGGATGTGACAGGAGTTGCCCTCGCGCTCGTTGTACTTGGCCATGAAGGTGAGCGAGACACCTTCCTGGGACGCGATCTCCTTGGCGCCGGTCTTGTAGATGGCGTGCTGGTCGCAGGTGACGAGGGCGTCGTCGTACTTGAACACGATCTCGTGCTGGCCGGGATTGCACTCACCCTTGGCCGACTCGACGACCAGGCCCGCGGCCGTCATGTCGTTGCGGATACGGCGCAGGAGCGGCTCGATGCGGCCGGTGCCGAGGACGGAGTAGTCGATGTTGTACTGGTTGGCCGGGGTCAGGGCCTTGTAGCCGGAGTCCCAGGCCTGCTCGTAGGTGTCCTTGAAGACGATGAACTCGAGCTCCGTGCCGACGTTGGCGGTGAAGCCGAGCTCGGCGAGCCGGTCGAGCTGGCGGCGCAGGATCTGGCGGGGCGCGGCCACGACGGGCGATGAGTCGTTCCAGGCGAGGTCCGCGATGAGCATCGCGGTGCCTTCGTTCCAGGGGACGCGGCGCAGGGTGGTCAGGTCGGGGTGCATGGCGAAGTCGCCGTAGCCGCGGTCCCAGGAGGACATCTCGTAACCCTCGACGGTGTTCATCTCCGCGTCGACGGCCAGGAGGTAGTTGCAGCCCTCCGTGCCGTGTTCGAGGACGTCGTCGAGGAAGAAGCGGGCGGCGAACCGCTTGCCCTGGAGCCGCCCTTGCATATCAGGGAAGGCCAGGACGACAGTGTCGATCTCGCCGCTCGTGACGAGAGCACGCAGCTCCTCGATCCCGAGCGGGGGTGTGCGGTCTGCCACGGGAAAATCCTCCTTGGGTCAGCCGAGAGCCATAAGGTATTGCCGAGAACCATTGATTGGGAAGGGGGTACGGCCAGATGTCGCACACGGATGCCGACGCGACCGGCGAGACGGAGGCCACGACCGCCGACGACCGGCTCACGCCGGTCCTTCGCCCCGTGCGGGCGGGCAACGGCTTCGAGGAGGCCCTGGAACAGATCCTCCAGGTCGTACGCCTCGGACTGGTGCCCGGCGGCGAACGCCTGCCGTCGGAGCGGGAGTTGGCCGACCGGCTCGGCATCAGCCGAGTCACGCTGCGCGAGGTGCTCAAGGTGCTCCAGGACCAGGGCCTCGTCGAGTCGCGGCGGGGCAGGTACGGCGGCACGTTCGTCCGCCCGCGCCCCGAGGCGGCGGGCGAGGACGAGCTGCGGCGCCGCGTGGCGGACGTCGACGTCGAGGACGCGCTGCGGTTCCGTGAGGTCCTTGAGGTGGGCGCGGCCGGGCTCTGCGCGGCGCACGGCCTGGACGCCGACCAGCGGGACCGGTTGCGCGCGGCGCTCGCACAGACGCACGACGCACCCCTCTCCGAGTACCGCCGCCTGGACACCCTCCTGCACCTGACCCTTGCCGAGCTGTGCGGATCCCCTTCGCTCACCGCGCAGTACGCGGCGGTCCGCGCGACCGTCAACGACCTCCTGGACTGCATCCCCCTCTTGGTACGGAACCTGGAGCATTCGCAGCGCCAGCACACCGCGCTTGTCGAGGCGGTGCTCGACGGGGACGCGGACGGTGCGCGCGAGATGATGCGCGAGCACTGCGCCGGTACGGCCGCCTTGCTGCGGGGTTTTCTGACATAAGGGGCTCATAAGGGGCGGGGTGAGCGCTGATTAACGGTGACGTAACGCAGGGGTCTTGATTTCTCGCGGGTCACACGACAAAGGTATGGATCCGTTCCATTGAGTCCGTTCCGCTGAGTCCGTTCCATCGAGCCGCCTGCCCCCAGGAGCCGTGCCATGACCGTGGAGTCCACCAAGACGAGTACCGCCGAACCGGCGGACGACTACCTGGAACGAAGAACGCTGCGCCGGGGCAGCGCGGGCTGGCTGCTGCTCACCGGCCTCGGTGTCGCGTACGTCGTCTCCGGCGACTTCTCGGGCTGGAACTTCGGCCTGGCGGAGGGCGGATTCGGCGGCCTCGCGATCGCGATGGCGCTCATGGGCGTGATGTACGCCTGCATGGTGTTCTCGCTGGCGGAGCTGTCGTCGGTGCTGCCCACCGCGGGCGGCGGCTACGGCTTCGCGCGCCGGGCGCTGGGCCCGTGGGGCGGCTTCCTCACCGGGACGGCGATCCTCATCGAGTACATCCTGGCGCCGGCCGC from Streptomyces sp. BA2 encodes:
- the mycP gene encoding type VII secretion-associated serine protease mycosin, which codes for MRIRQPLVAAFAASLALLPATAHADDGIRAQQWALDAMHTSQAWQTTKGKGITVAVLDTGIDGDHPDLAGSVLEGKDMVGFGAKKGDRPWARHGTAMAGIIAGHGHGAGREDGVVGIAPEAKILPIRVILEDGDPDRSKARNTRGNALADGIRWATDHGADVINLSLGDDSKSAHPEPAEDAAVQYALKKGAVVVASAGNGGERGDHISYPAAYPGVIAATAVDESGDRASFSTRRWYATVSAPGKDIVIADPDREYYEGWGTSAASAFVSGAVALIRAAHPGLTPPQIKQLLEDTARDVPSGGRDDSHGFGFVDPAAAIAEGGKKKPDGLKPAAYGEKYFGPGPDADGGDGGPAGWVGPVAGGTGVALLVAAVYLWRGRRGARPGTARQVP
- a CDS encoding amino acid deaminase/aldolase, translated to MTSRAADRARYDRATAHLDAPLAIVDLEAFDANADDLVRRAGGKPIRLASKSVRCRALLERVLARDGFAGIMSFTLAESLWLARSGFDDVLLAYPSADRAAFAELAADPKLASSVTVMIDDPAQLRLIDEARNGGREEVRVCLELDTAYKILGGRVRIGALRSPLHSPVQVAALARAVARRPGFKLVGVMAYEGHVAGVGDAVAGHPARSRAIRLMQAAARKELVARRAETIRAVRAVAPDLEFVNGGGTGSVQHTAAERAVTEIAAGSGLYVPRLFDNYTSFSGRPAALFAQPVVRRPGVGTVTVLGGGYPASGAAGPDRSPVPYLPEGLRYDPQEGAGEVQTPLLGAPADDLLIGDKVWFRHAKAGEMCERFDALHLVEGDRVTATVPTYRGEGHTFL
- a CDS encoding DUF2510 domain-containing protein, which produces MSMSPPPGWYTDPSAPPAQHVERWWDGSAWTEHRRAPEAPQMGRAQPGFGPPQPVRPAGSGGGGRAKVVALATAGVVLVASIVTGVVLLGEDDGEPQVEGPVPGTSEPVDPPSPTSPTPTTSAPDPDPSTLVDQLNGITLPVPDGWEKADSTVGGDPTVRTPDTYDCPGEGSLCRHGTVYSRTSTATDERSPKALALKDIKDAADRAYDEDKVGMRPFGGIASHEKVKEGIVAVAGRSGYLVRWRVRTEKGPGGYVQSLAFPSSVGSEAMVIVRFAIDARTDEGAPPLSDMDEITKGIRPVGGGETSGGVGNSVGATPP
- a CDS encoding haloacid dehalogenase-like hydrolase, which produces MRKRHALALTLATAATLAAVPASLPAAAATPVNSPNSAAAKARCPQLSKKLTWFGDNRDRLQRMIDERGRCGSHRGHDQKRPVAAFDWDNTVVKNDITDATIAWALHHDKILRPATWKSTSKWMTDGADKALTKACGTKVPVGKPLPTSTDTDCADEIFEVREDGKTMSGAAAFAGEWDHRHTVPQYAWVPQLFAGHTVPELESYAAKARKEALAAPVGATRTVGTHTIPGYARYYDQQRDLIRTLKKAGFDVYIVSAGSEPVTEVWSKSVGIDREHTIAIRSVLDRKGRITPWNEGCGNVPVNKGEAIPYIDGKRCWINQEIFGVKGKSAWDKQDRAHRIALGGGDADTDVTFVGDATGAHLVLNREKNEFMCRAYDNADGRWVVNPMFIEPMKQKPDLYPCSTAAYNAPDGSKAPVLRDDGSVVPDQEDSVF
- a CDS encoding haloacid dehalogenase-like hydrolase is translated as MNFKRRAAAAAAVIAVAGAGLVTVQATAEATQPARSQPEDCPSLTVSKGWYGENRARLQKMIDTYGKCGERHGRGAAKPVATFDWDNTVIKNDVGDATMFWLLRNSKIRTPKNADWHTTSRYLTDPAAKALAKACPADGTTLPTRRDTDCADEIASVYSEGTTTVGEAAFAGFDHRRMEPQYAWLAQLTRGWSTRQVKGFAAAAREENLAAPVGTEQRVGSGKFTGWVRYYDQQRDLIRTLKKAGFDVYVVSASPEPVAEVWAKSVGVDARHTIGIRNVAAHGKLTAHLKGCGTVKDGDDSMITYIDGKRCWINQEIYGVRGAAAEKVQPAARRQVFAAGDSDTDISFLRDATALRLVLNRNKNELMCRAYDNGDGRWLVNPMFIEPKGKLAEPYPCASTGYTERDGAEGPVRRADGSVIPDQKDTVHGV
- a CDS encoding 3-oxoacyl-ACP reductase, whose amino-acid sequence is MSENICRRLVGRTAVITGAGSGIGLATARRLASEGAHVVCGDIDETAGKAAADEVGGTFVKVDVTDAEQVDALFKTAYDTYGSVDIAFNNAGISPPDDDSILDTGLEAWKRVQEVNLTSVYLCCKAAIPYMRRQGKGSIINTASFVARMGAATSQISYTASKGGVLAMSRELGVQFAREGIRVNALCPGPVNTPLLQELFAKDPERAARRLVHIPVGRFAEAEEMAAAVAFLASDDSSFVNATDFLVDGGLTGAYVTPL